Proteins from one Peromyscus eremicus chromosome 8a, PerEre_H2_v1, whole genome shotgun sequence genomic window:
- the Slc35b1 gene encoding solute carrier family 35 member B1 isoform X2, with product MVSSNSALQFVNYPTQVLGKSCKPIPVMLLGVTLLKKKYPVAKYLCVLLIVAGVALFMYKPKKMVGVEEHTVGFGELLLLLSLTLDGLTGVSQDHMRAHYQTGSNHMMLNINLWSTLLLGAGILFTGELWEFLSFAEKYPSIIYNILLFGLTSALGQSFIFMTVVYFGPLTCSIITTTRKFFTILASVIFFANPISSMQWVGTVLVFLGLGLDAKFGKGAKKTSH from the exons ATGGTCTCCAGCAACTCGGCACTACAGTTTGTCAACTATCCAACTCAG GTCCTTGGTAAATCCTGCAAGCCAATCCCAG TTATGCTCCTTGGGGTGACGCTCCTGAAGAAGAAGTACCCAGTGGCCAAGTACCTGTGTGTGTTGCTAATTGTGGCTGGTGTAGCTCTCTTCATGTACAAGCCCAAGAAAATGGTTGGGGTAGAAGAGCACACAGTCGGCTTCGGAGAGCTGCTTCTG ctCTTGTCTCTGACCCTGGACGGACTAACAGGTGTTTCTCAGGACCATATGCGGGCTCATTACCAAACAGGTTCCAACCACATGATGTTGAACATCAACCTTTGGTCCACATTGCTGCTCGGTGCTG GGATCCTGTTCACTGGGGAACTCTGGGAGTTCTTAAGCTTCGCTGAGAAGTACCCAAGCATCATCTATAACATCCTGCTCTTTGGCCTGACCAGTGCCCTGGGTCAG AGCTTCATTTTCATGACAGTTGTGTATTTTGGTCCCCTGACATGCTCCATCATCACCACAACACGGAAGTTCTTCACCATTTTGGCTTCTGTGATCTTCTTTGCCAACCCTATCAGCTCCATGCAGTGGGTGGGCACCGTGCTGGTATTCCTAG GTCTCGGTCTTGATGCCAAGTTTGGGAAAGGAGCAAAGAAGACCTCCCACTAG
- the Slc35b1 gene encoding solute carrier family 35 member B1 isoform X1 translates to MRSLPPAGDVRLELSPSPPLPLPALSGSPADSSVRLMAASRSLVPDRLRLPLCFLGVFVCYFYYGILQEKITRGKYGEGPKQETFTFALTLVFIQCVINAMFAKILIQFFDTARVDRTRTWLYAACSVSYVGAMVSSNSALQFVNYPTQVLGKSCKPIPVMLLGVTLLKKKYPVAKYLCVLLIVAGVALFMYKPKKMVGVEEHTVGFGELLLLLSLTLDGLTGVSQDHMRAHYQTGSNHMMLNINLWSTLLLGAGILFTGELWEFLSFAEKYPSIIYNILLFGLTSALGQSFIFMTVVYFGPLTCSIITTTRKFFTILASVIFFANPISSMQWVGTVLVFLGLGLDAKFGKGAKKTSH, encoded by the exons ATGAGGTCCCTGCCACCGGCCGGCGATGTCCGCCTGGAGCTTTCGCCTTCGCCGCCGCTACCGCTACCTGCTCTGAGCGGGTCTCCGGCCGACTCGTCCGTGCGTCTCATGGCCGCTAGCAGATCCCTGGTGCCTGACCGGCTGCGCCTGCCGCTGTGCTTCTTGGGTGTCTTTGTCTGCTATTTCTACTATGGGATCCTACAGGAGAAGAT AACAAGAGGAAAGTATGGGGAAGGACCCAAACAGGAGACGTTCACCTTTGCCTTAACTTTGGTTTTCATCCAGTGCGTGATCAATGCTATGTTTGCCAAGATCT TGATCCAGTTTTTTGACACTGCCAGGGTGGACCGTACTCGGACCTGGCTCTATGCTGCCTGCTCCGTCTCCTATGTGGGTGCCATGGTCTCCAGCAACTCGGCACTACAGTTTGTCAACTATCCAACTCAG GTCCTTGGTAAATCCTGCAAGCCAATCCCAG TTATGCTCCTTGGGGTGACGCTCCTGAAGAAGAAGTACCCAGTGGCCAAGTACCTGTGTGTGTTGCTAATTGTGGCTGGTGTAGCTCTCTTCATGTACAAGCCCAAGAAAATGGTTGGGGTAGAAGAGCACACAGTCGGCTTCGGAGAGCTGCTTCTG ctCTTGTCTCTGACCCTGGACGGACTAACAGGTGTTTCTCAGGACCATATGCGGGCTCATTACCAAACAGGTTCCAACCACATGATGTTGAACATCAACCTTTGGTCCACATTGCTGCTCGGTGCTG GGATCCTGTTCACTGGGGAACTCTGGGAGTTCTTAAGCTTCGCTGAGAAGTACCCAAGCATCATCTATAACATCCTGCTCTTTGGCCTGACCAGTGCCCTGGGTCAG AGCTTCATTTTCATGACAGTTGTGTATTTTGGTCCCCTGACATGCTCCATCATCACCACAACACGGAAGTTCTTCACCATTTTGGCTTCTGTGATCTTCTTTGCCAACCCTATCAGCTCCATGCAGTGGGTGGGCACCGTGCTGGTATTCCTAG GTCTCGGTCTTGATGCCAAGTTTGGGAAAGGAGCAAAGAAGACCTCCCACTAG
- the Fam117a gene encoding protein FAM117A isoform X1, which yields MGSLLGVSSWYGSVQIRWYNYRSFIFLLWIFQLSSSAWGLANCQLYAVDTGGYTDKSEPDLTGCSLSRGHKYLQPKRENTSVPCSVAPEKSVWRPQPPQVRRTFSLDTVLSSYLLGQWPRDADGAFTCCTNDKATQTPLSWQEPEGERASFCMHKRSASWGSTDHRKEITKLKQQLQRTKLSRSGKEKERSSPVQGDHAVRGMVRAPLPSFPPGSPVLRLSPCLHRSLEGLNQELEEVFVKEQGEEELLRILEVPDGHRAPAPSHNSSCDHPLLLLEPGNMTSSPSVPLASPQPPGQASREEHRGATEELTSIPSDKASSPGRPAFLEDGSPSPVLAFAASPRPNHSYVFKREPPEGCERVRVFEEATSPGPDLAFLTSCPDKNKVHFNPTGSAFCPVSLIKPLFPSMGFIFRNCPSSPGSPLPPASPRAPPRKDPEASKASSLPFEPWQRTPPSEESVLFQSSLVV from the exons ATGGGGTCTTTACTCGGGGTGAGCAGCTGGTATGGATCTGTACAGATTCGGTGGTATAATTACAGAAGCTTTATCTTTCTGCTATGGATTTTTCAGCTCTCTTCAAGTGCTTGGGGTCTTGCCAACTGCCAGCTCTATGCCGTAGACACTGggggctacacagataaatcaGAGCCTGACCTCACTGGCTGTTCATTATCTAGGGGTCACAAATACCtgcagcccaagagagagaaca CCAGTGTCCCATGTTCGGTGGCCCCAGAAAAGTCAGTGTGGAGGCCTCAGCCACCCCAGGTCCGACGTACATTCTCTCTGGACACCGTCCTCAGTTCCTACCTTCTGGGCCAGTGGCCACGAGATGCCGATGGGGCCTTCACCTGCTGTACCAATGACAAGGCCACCCAG ACACCCCTCTCCTGGCAAGAGCCAGAAGGTGAGCGGGCCAGCTTCTGCATGCACAAGCGATCAGCATCGTGGGGCAGCACAGACCACCGAAAAGAG atcacCAAGTTGAAGCAACAGCTGCAGAGGACGAAGCTGAGCCGcagtgggaaggagaaggagcGGAGCTCCCCTGTCCAAGGGGACCACGCTGTTCGGGGAATGGTGAGG GCACCCCTTCCCAGCTTCCCCCCAGGGTCCCCTGTCCTGCGACTCAGCCCTTGCCTGCACAGAAGCCTGGAGGGGCTCAACCAGGAGCTGGAAGAGGTGTTTGTGAAGGAGCAgggtgaagaggagctgctgagg ATCCTTGAGGTCCCTGATGGGCACCGTGCCCCAGCTCCTTCACACAATAGCAGCTGTgaccatcccctcctcctcctggaaCCAGGCAACATGACCAGCTCTCCCTCTGTGCCCCTGGCATCCCCTCAGCCTCCTGGCCAGGCTAGCCGTGAGGAGCACCGGGGTGCCACTGAGGAGCTGACATCCATCCCCAGTGACAAAG CCTCTTCTCCAGGCCGCCCAGCCTTCCTAGAAGATGGCAGTCCGTCTCCAGTCCTTGCCTTTGCTGCCTCCCCCCGGCCCAATCACAGCTATGTCTTCAAACGGGAGCCCCCAGAAGGCTGTGAGAGAGTCCGTGTGTTTGAGGAGGCCAC GTCCCCAGGTCCTGACCTGGCCTTcttgacttcctgtcctgacAAGAACAAAGTTCACTTCAACCCGACTGGCTCAGCCTTCTGCCCTGTCAGCTTGATCAAACCTCTCTTCCCCAGCATGGGCTTCATCTTCCGGAACTGCCCctccagccctggctctcctcttccccctgccAGCCCCAGGGCACCACCTCGGAAGGATCCAGAAGCTTCCAAGGCCTCCTCACTGCCATTTGAGCCATGGCAGCGCACCCCACCATCAGAAGAGTCCGTGCTTTTCCAGAGCTCCTTGGTAGTCTGA
- the Fam117a gene encoding protein FAM117A isoform X2, which produces MGSLLGVSSWYGSVQIRWYNYRSFIFLLWIFQLSSSAWGLANCQLYAVDTGGYTDKSEPDLTGCSLSRGHKYLQPKRENTSVPCSVAPEKSVWRPQPPQVRRTFSLDTVLSSYLLGQWPRDADGAFTCCTNDKATQTPLSWQEPEGERASFCMHKRSASWGSTDHRKEITKLKQQLQRTKLSRSGKEKERSSPVQGDHAVRGMAPLPSFPPGSPVLRLSPCLHRSLEGLNQELEEVFVKEQGEEELLRILEVPDGHRAPAPSHNSSCDHPLLLLEPGNMTSSPSVPLASPQPPGQASREEHRGATEELTSIPSDKASSPGRPAFLEDGSPSPVLAFAASPRPNHSYVFKREPPEGCERVRVFEEATSPGPDLAFLTSCPDKNKVHFNPTGSAFCPVSLIKPLFPSMGFIFRNCPSSPGSPLPPASPRAPPRKDPEASKASSLPFEPWQRTPPSEESVLFQSSLVV; this is translated from the exons ATGGGGTCTTTACTCGGGGTGAGCAGCTGGTATGGATCTGTACAGATTCGGTGGTATAATTACAGAAGCTTTATCTTTCTGCTATGGATTTTTCAGCTCTCTTCAAGTGCTTGGGGTCTTGCCAACTGCCAGCTCTATGCCGTAGACACTGggggctacacagataaatcaGAGCCTGACCTCACTGGCTGTTCATTATCTAGGGGTCACAAATACCtgcagcccaagagagagaaca CCAGTGTCCCATGTTCGGTGGCCCCAGAAAAGTCAGTGTGGAGGCCTCAGCCACCCCAGGTCCGACGTACATTCTCTCTGGACACCGTCCTCAGTTCCTACCTTCTGGGCCAGTGGCCACGAGATGCCGATGGGGCCTTCACCTGCTGTACCAATGACAAGGCCACCCAG ACACCCCTCTCCTGGCAAGAGCCAGAAGGTGAGCGGGCCAGCTTCTGCATGCACAAGCGATCAGCATCGTGGGGCAGCACAGACCACCGAAAAGAG atcacCAAGTTGAAGCAACAGCTGCAGAGGACGAAGCTGAGCCGcagtgggaaggagaaggagcGGAGCTCCCCTGTCCAAGGGGACCACGCTGTTCGGGGAATG GCACCCCTTCCCAGCTTCCCCCCAGGGTCCCCTGTCCTGCGACTCAGCCCTTGCCTGCACAGAAGCCTGGAGGGGCTCAACCAGGAGCTGGAAGAGGTGTTTGTGAAGGAGCAgggtgaagaggagctgctgagg ATCCTTGAGGTCCCTGATGGGCACCGTGCCCCAGCTCCTTCACACAATAGCAGCTGTgaccatcccctcctcctcctggaaCCAGGCAACATGACCAGCTCTCCCTCTGTGCCCCTGGCATCCCCTCAGCCTCCTGGCCAGGCTAGCCGTGAGGAGCACCGGGGTGCCACTGAGGAGCTGACATCCATCCCCAGTGACAAAG CCTCTTCTCCAGGCCGCCCAGCCTTCCTAGAAGATGGCAGTCCGTCTCCAGTCCTTGCCTTTGCTGCCTCCCCCCGGCCCAATCACAGCTATGTCTTCAAACGGGAGCCCCCAGAAGGCTGTGAGAGAGTCCGTGTGTTTGAGGAGGCCAC GTCCCCAGGTCCTGACCTGGCCTTcttgacttcctgtcctgacAAGAACAAAGTTCACTTCAACCCGACTGGCTCAGCCTTCTGCCCTGTCAGCTTGATCAAACCTCTCTTCCCCAGCATGGGCTTCATCTTCCGGAACTGCCCctccagccctggctctcctcttccccctgccAGCCCCAGGGCACCACCTCGGAAGGATCCAGAAGCTTCCAAGGCCTCCTCACTGCCATTTGAGCCATGGCAGCGCACCCCACCATCAGAAGAGTCCGTGCTTTTCCAGAGCTCCTTGGTAGTCTGA